The proteins below are encoded in one region of Ostrinia nubilalis chromosome 3, ilOstNubi1.1, whole genome shotgun sequence:
- the LOC135087702 gene encoding uncharacterized protein LOC135087702, producing MGQSAKSPSRRSFPVRFRYLFLLATICGGAFLLLTINNTTTILLLNEQTPTSSIARHTLAEEEETFTIKTPGCTIPGLKPFDGAVKKFIKHPDIPQCRYANTSLLDNNDTHIWVKNENLQYYDIPKDLNVTCCYRAFYRPTAISDITSMDVDDRVQYELCIVFDSYIEVANEFVKVTCGYDSTALYTQFFIFAPKKPMMTFNEDTSDTPRNRSGAYYNVVVMGIDAISRLNFYRTMPKTLSFLKSKGAIELLGYNKVGDNTFPNLTPMLMGVKDTDLKRICWPHIRSSFDNCPFVWELFKDAGYYTALGEDSAKLGTFNFGKVGFFGTPTDYYTRTFMHEAEIHVGNKKDYNTYICMGNKYFYQVLLDYVQALTRTLKSSKLFGFFWEVTLSHDYLNYPMVMDDSYEKFFKSLDESQYLDNTIFILLSDHGIRWGDIRYTKQGRLEERLPFVHILLPPSFREMYGLAYNNLLQNSRRLTTPFDMHATLKDLLYTDDLNDDKIEYRSRTKYSHAKSISLFLPIPTNRTCQIAGIDDHWCTCHKITKMLTKSREAQEAADYLVKHLNMLVRDQPQCAYLTLVDVLEATELVVGEPRENEKGWREVMVVVRTMPGAGVFEATLRHEEDAWSLAGTVSRLNLYGDQSHCVKHYQLKLYCYCH from the coding sequence ATGGGTCAGTCGGCCAAGAGCCCAAGCAGGCGCTCGTTTCCCGTTCGGTTCAGGTACCTATTTCTCCTGGCTACCATATGCGGAGGCGCCTTCCTCCTCCTCACGATCAACAACACCACAACGATCCTTCTTCTCAACGAACAAACTCCCACGTCTTCCATAGCTCGTCATACTCTAGCAGAGGAGGAAGAAACTTTCACCATAAAGACGCCCGGCTGTACCATACCGGGCCTCAAACCCTTTGACGGAGCTGTCAAGAAATTCATTAAACATCCTGATATTCCACAATGTCGTTATGCAAACACATCCCTATTAGACAATAATGATACTCATATATGGGTAAAGAATGAAAATCTACAATACTACGACATACCTAAAGATCTCAACGTAACCTGTTGTTACAGAGCATTTTACCGGCCGACAGCAATTAGCGATATTACTTCGATGGATGTAGACGATAGAGTACAATATGAATTGTGTATAGTTTTTGATAGTTATATTGAAGTTGCAAATGAATTTGTAAAAGTCACTTGCGGATATGACAGTACAGCACTTTACACACAATTTTTTATATTTGCGCCCAAAAAGCCCATGATGACATTTAATGAAGACACCTCAGACACTCCACGTAATCGTTCAGGAGCATACTACAACGTTGTGGTCATGGGCATCGATGCAATATCTAGGTTGAATTTTTATAGAACCATGCCgaaaactttgtcatttttaaaatcTAAAGGTGCTATAGAATTACTTGGCTACAACAAAGTTGGCGACAACACATTCCCTAATCTAACTCCTATGCTAATGGGAGTCAAAGATACTGATTTGAAAAGAATTTGCTGGCCACATATCAGATCAAGTTTTGACAACTGCCCGTTCGTTTGGGAGTTGTTCAAGGACGCCGGATATTACACTGCCCTGGGTGAAGATAGCGCCAAGCTAGGGACATTTAATTTTGGAAAAGTTGGCTTCTTTGGCACTCCCACCGATTATTACACCCGTACCTTTATGCATGAAGCTGAAATTCACGTAGGCAATAAAAAAGATTACAACACCTACATTTGTAtgggaaacaaatatttttatcaagttCTTTTGGACTATGTACAAGCATTGACAAGAACACTAAAGTCTTCCAAATTATTTGGATTTTTTTGGGAAGTTACGTTAAGCCATGATTATTTAAACTATCCTATGGTAATGGATGATAGTTACGAAAAATTTTTTAAGAGTCTGGATGAATCTCAGTATTTAGATAACACAATATTCATACTTTTGAGTGATCATGGTATTCGATGGGGTGACATCCGCTATACTAAACAGGGTCGTTTGGAAGAACGACTACCGTTCGTCCATATTTTATTGCCTCCTTCATTTAGAGAGATGTATGGACTCGCGTACaacaatttattacaaaacagcCGCCGACTCACCACGCCTTTTGATATGCACGCTACACTAAAGGATTTATTGTATACGGATGATCTAAATGACGACAAAATAGAATATCGTAGTAGAACTAAATACAGCCATGCCAAGAGTATTAGTTTATTCCTGCCAATACCGACCAACCGGACCTGCCAAATAGCAGGAATAGATGATCACTGGTGCACCTGCCATAAAATCACGAAGATGCTAACAAAAAGCCGTGAAGCTCAGGAAGCAGCTGATTATTTGGTAAAACATTTGAATATGTTGGTGCGGGATCAGCCTCAGTGTGCGTATCTGACGCTAGTGGACGTCTTGGAAGCGACAGAGTTGGTGGTGGGAGAGCCTCGGGAGAACGAGAAGGGTTGGCGCGAGGTGATGGTGGTGGTAAGGACGATGCCGGGCGCTGGTGTGTTCGAGGCCACGCTTCGCCACGAGGAGGACGCGTGGTCACTCGCAGGCACCGTCAGCCGCCTCAACCTTTATGGAGACCAGAGTCACTGCGTCAAACATTACCAATTAAAGCTTTATTGTTATTGCCATTAA
- the LOC135087705 gene encoding uncharacterized protein LOC135087705 isoform X2: MRTTSFSLEVLILLFLTLIPWPGPSVFKITCSRDNSKIVRKVIQNKWLPVLERFQVKLPLECPFHPARDIFAPQHAAKLQHRPSQWTCAFCGKSFYEERHLDTHFDQRHKNQINKAEDAVCLADYCDIMRCQVLVAHGLLSGGGGPGTDIEVWQDLEAARKALAPAATRSVARVPQRRRARARPEPSPAQSMNPPRDCPSNDPDADEPEVEEKRTEDNEGDANQTAELCDADTVESSLPPDSRQKRLADLQAERAACDPTRLQGLKIRCERVVHSCIATLLLHLTQHQFSELEEEMQRAVCWYLSCDRYWEETAPSARAFPWPLLLALATGLALALCMCYYIIWIVFDSEEGSVAGSASVSMTTHSSPTRGERMAGDDALDDPDDHYIYVTYPPELKRRLLESCYNRTTRL; the protein is encoded by the exons ATGAGGACCACTTCGTTCTCTCTCGAG GTTCTAATCCTTCTGTTCCTGACCCTGATCCCGTGGCCGGGGCCGTCAGTCTTCAAGATCACCTGCTCACGTGACAACTCCAAAATCGTGCGGAAAGTCATACAAAACAAATGGCTCCCTGTTTTAGAAAGATTTCAG GTGAAGCTACCCCTGGAGTGTCCATTCCACCCCGCGCGCGACATCTTCGCGCCGCAGCATGCCGCCAAGCTGCAGCACCGGCCGTCGCAGTGGACGTGCGCCTTCTGCGGCAAGTCGTTCTACGAGGAGCGACACCTCGACACGCACTTCGACCAGCGACACAAGAACCAGATTAACAAG GCGGAGGACGCAGTATGTCTGGCGGACTACTGCGACATCATGCGGTGCCAGGTCCTGGTGGCGCACGGCCTCctcagcggcggcggcggaccAGGCACCGATATTgag GTGTGGCAAGACCTGGAAGCGGCGAGAAAGGCGCTCGCCCCAGCGGCAACTCGGAGCGTGGCGCGAGTGCCGCAGCGGAGACGAGCGCGGGCGAGGCCCGAGCCGTCGCCCGCGCAGTCTATGAACCCGCCCCGCGACTGCCCATCTAACGACCCAGACGCTGATGAGCCAG AAGTAGAGGAGAAAAGAACAGAAGACAACGAGGGCGACGCGAACCAAACGGCGGAACTTTGCGACGCCGACACCGTAGAGTCATCTCTACCGCCTGACAGCCGCCAGAAGCGCCTTGCCGACTTGCAGGCGGAGCGCGCCGCTTGCGACCCCACCAGGCTCCAAGGCCTCAAGATACGCTGCGAGAGAGTGGTGCACTCTTGCATCGCGACGCTTTTACTTCATTTAACGCAGCATCAGTTCTCTGAACTTGAAG AAGAGATGCAGCGCGCAGTCTGCTGGTACCTGAGTTGTGACCGCTACTGGGAGGAAACGGCGCCCAGTGCACGGGCGTTCCCCTGGCCCCTACTGCTAGCGTTAGCCACTGGTCTAGCGCTGGCACTTTGCATGTGCTACTACATAATTTGGATTGTGTTCGA CTCAGAGGAAGGCAGCGTAGCCGGCAGTGCGTCGGTTTCCATGACGACGCATTCGTCTCCCACGCGCGGCGAGCGAATGGCGGGCGACGACGCGCTCGACGACCCCGACGACCACTACATTTACGTCACGTACCCGCCGGAGCTCAAGCGCCGCCTGCTCGAGAG CTGCTACAATAGAACGACTCGACTCTGA
- the LOC135087701 gene encoding GATOR2 complex protein WDR59 produces MSVHWSSEIMKWEYRELQATAMSVDYSGNNVLLAGRRSLAIKQINLEEDAGDIVKKYPRHSKYDAAGAEWCQSYHGQKLCAIASNQRVDVYEWRGSNELTCITSLRGHTRVVSDTHFHRQDHNLIATCSIDTFTHLWDLRDARKPVLSLCAVAGASQVQWNKVAAHIVATAHDGDIKIWDYRKHTAPIQYISAHLCKIHGVDWSPHHEYQLVTSSHDGSIKFFDINNARRPENVIMTNFPVWRAIYTPFGSGLLTIGVGWGGLPRVEQAGVIGIWVNGALSHRLVGHTDTVQTMVWRPNTSPSNYQLVTWGRDQTLRVWSMHPSLLKMCNHYLPDDTEYDDDNNSDTVSYASTAGSTNDLSVTDNKETNKESHKSTTSIDEEFESIREMANIEVTDINIDTRTCQIHSEKNGYTANLQVMFPRNVTEKTIPKFSWLSGTNVDSTTTIKILQAINRTAFRKKKEGHRCLLHCLKTLATSVDEIPVKTSDDSDSMKSSQRSQSESENAGDSCIPFPRTCGAKWCGVDTLVVFNRPTNARRLSLKHEAGTPRSMSSLSLTPALFGTGYSSVSPHATTTPSPTNAPGFPQLHHRHPSNSITTFYFQDRWKAQGRRAGSMRSRGSISGIGSPRVVLYSATSLFLLNKSLAEKYVINAENPVDMCEKNAKVCSEEGESELAHAWGLAALTARSLRARIVDHLASSEESMGWVGHPLCCSLLQSLISHYAKSSDLQMAAMLACAFSVFNDTGNSSSQSTISTSSCGNNNTSPYSTVNQYSEISADGWTLPIVLRSNSCSEAENFYTDSTVSKSEKTSSCVLDEVTVHLYHCFKRAYADILHRWQLLYRKTEVMKLVRCKHESASARPPGPSLAAECGWCGRLAKGAACTSCGRVALRCAVCTLGVRGLACACAYCGHAGHAAHMMKWFSERDTCPTGCGCKCLIEGNNMWKGVKYV; encoded by the exons ATGTCGGTACACTGGAGTTCAGAGATAATGAAGTGGGAGTACCGGGAGTTGCAAGCCACGGCGATGTCTGTAGATTACTCGGGGAACAACGTGCTGTTGGCAGGCAGAAGGTCGCTAGCTATCAAGCAGATAAACCTGGAGGAGGATGCCGGGGACATAGTGAAGAAATATCCTCGCCACAGCAAGTACGACGCAGCGGGTGCCGAGTGGTGCCAATCGTATCACGGACAGAAGCTGTGTGCTATTGCG agCAACCAAAGAGTGGATGTATATGAATGGCGAGGGAGTAATGAACTAACTTGTATTACATCACTCCGTGGGCACACAAGAGTTGTAAGCGACACTCATTTCCACAGACAAGATCACAACCTGATTGCAACATGTTCTATAGACACATTTACCCATCTTTGGGATTTGAGAGATGCAAGAAAACCAGTTCTTTCATTATGTGCTGTTG CTGGAGCTTCTCAAGTACAATGGAATAAAGTAGCTGCACACATAGTTGCCACAGCCCATGATGGTGACATAAAGATCTGGGACTACAGAAAACATACTGCTCCTATACAATACATTTCTGCACATTTGTGCAAAATCCATGGAGTTGACTGGAGTCCTCATCATGAATACCAATTGGTCACCTCCAGTCATGACGGCAGTATAAAGTTCTTTGACATCAACAATGCCAGGAGACCAGAAAATGTTATAATGACCAACTTTCCTGTTTGGCGCGCGATTTATACGCCATTTGGAAGTGGTCTGTTGACTATAGGAGTTGGCTGGGGAGGTTTGCCAAGAGTGGAACAAGCAGGAGTTATTGGCATATGGGTTAATGGAGCTCTATCTCATAGACTAGTAGGACACACTGACACAGTGCAAACAATGGTTTGGAGACCAAACACTTCACCATCCAACTATCAGCTGGTCACATGGGGCCGAGATCAAACACTTAGGGTGTGGTCTATGCACCCATCTCTCTTGAAAATGTGCAACCACTATTTACCTGATGATACTGagtatgatgatgataataacagTGACA CTGTAAGTTATGCATCTACTGCTGGTTCCACGAATGACCTCTCTGTAACTGATAATAAGGAAACA AATAAAGAGTCACACAAAAGTACTACTTCTATTGATGAAGAATTCGAATCTATCCGTGAGATGGCTAACATTGAAGTTACTGATATAAACATTGATACCAGAACATGTCAAATCCATTCAGAGAAAAATGGATACACTGCCAACTTACAAGTCATGTTCCCTAGAAATGTAACTGAAAAAACCATACCAAAGTTTTCCTGGTTATCTGGAACCAATGTCGATAGCACAACAACTATCAAAATACTTCAGGCTATCAACAGGACTGCTTTCCGTAAGAAAAAAGAGGGCCACAGATGTCTATTGCACTGTTTGAAGACATTAGCAACATCTGTGGATGAGATCCCAGTAAAAACAAGTGACGATTCAGACTCCATGAAGTCCAGTCAAAGGAGTCAGTCGGAAAGCGAAAACGCAGGCGACTCGTGCATACCGTTTCCCCGAACGTGTGGTGCTAAGTGGTGTGGCGTTGATACTCTTGTCGTGTTTAACCGTCCGACAAACGCTCGTCGGCTGTCGCTGAAACATGAAGCGGGAACTCCTAGATCGATGTCGTCTCTTTCGCTCACGCCAGCTCTGTTCGGGACGGGGTATAGTTCCGTGTCCCCTCACGCGACAACTACGCCCTCCCCCACCAACGCTCCCGGCTTTCCGCAGTTGCATCACAGACATCCGTCCAACTCTATTACGACATTCTATTTTCAAGACAGATGG AAGGCCCAAGGCCGCCGCGCAGGCAGTATGCGCAGCCGCGGCAGTATATCGGGCATCGGATCACCTCGCGTCGTCCTCTACTCTGCCACTAGTCTGTTCCTCCTCAATAAAAGCCTCGCTGAAAAATACGTCATCAATGCTGAAAATCCTGTTG ACATGTGCGAGAAGAACGCGAAAGTATGTTCGGAAGAAGGCGAATCAGAACTGGCGCACGCGTGGGGACTGGCGGCGCTGACGGCGCGATCGCTGCGTGCGCGCATCGTGGATCACTTGGCCTCTAGCGAGGAGAGCATGGGCTGGGTCGGCCACCCGCTGTGCTGCAGCCTGCTGCAGTCCTT AATCTCTCACTACGCCAAGTCATCTGATCTCCAAATGGCAGCCATGCTAGCTTGCGCCTTTTCCGTGTTTAACGACACAGGAAATTCTAGCTCACAATCTACCATCAGTACCTCAAGTTGT GGAAACAACAACACATCACCGTATAGTACAGTAAATCAATATAGTGAAATCAGTGCAGATGGTTGGACGCTACCTATTGTACTTAGAAGTAATTCGTGTTCAGAAGCTGAGAATTTCTACACAGATTCAACAGTTTCAAAGTCGGAGAAAACTTCGTCTTGCGTATTGGACGAAGTCACAGTACATCTTTATCACTGTTTCAAGCGCGCATATGCCGATATTCTACATCGTTGGCAGTTGTTGTACAGAAAAACAGAG GTGATGAAACTAGTCAGATGCAAGCACGAGTCGGCCTCCGCGCGGCCGCCTGGCCCGTCCCTAGCGGCGGAATGTGGCTGGTGCGGCCGCCTGGCCAAGGGCGCAGCTTGCACTAGTTGCGGCCGAGTGGCGCTGAGATGTGCTGTGTGTACACTTGGAGTACGAGGATTAGCCTGCGCTTGCGCTTATTGTGGACACGCGGGCCATGCTGCTCATATGATGAAGTG GTTCTCGGAGCGCGACACGTGTCCCACCGGCTGCGGTTGCAAGTGCCTCATAGAAGGGAATAATATGTGGAAAGGTGTCAAGTACGTGTGA
- the LOC135087705 gene encoding uncharacterized protein LOC135087705 isoform X1, whose product MRTTSFSLEVLILLFLTLIPWPGPSVFKITCSRDNSKIVRKVIQNKWLPVLERFQVKLPLECPFHPARDIFAPQHAAKLQHRPSQWTCAFCGKSFYEERHLDTHFDQRHKNQINKVIAEDAVCLADYCDIMRCQVLVAHGLLSGGGGPGTDIEVWQDLEAARKALAPAATRSVARVPQRRRARARPEPSPAQSMNPPRDCPSNDPDADEPEVEEKRTEDNEGDANQTAELCDADTVESSLPPDSRQKRLADLQAERAACDPTRLQGLKIRCERVVHSCIATLLLHLTQHQFSELEEEMQRAVCWYLSCDRYWEETAPSARAFPWPLLLALATGLALALCMCYYIIWIVFDSEEGSVAGSASVSMTTHSSPTRGERMAGDDALDDPDDHYIYVTYPPELKRRLLESCYNRTTRL is encoded by the exons ATGAGGACCACTTCGTTCTCTCTCGAG GTTCTAATCCTTCTGTTCCTGACCCTGATCCCGTGGCCGGGGCCGTCAGTCTTCAAGATCACCTGCTCACGTGACAACTCCAAAATCGTGCGGAAAGTCATACAAAACAAATGGCTCCCTGTTTTAGAAAGATTTCAG GTGAAGCTACCCCTGGAGTGTCCATTCCACCCCGCGCGCGACATCTTCGCGCCGCAGCATGCCGCCAAGCTGCAGCACCGGCCGTCGCAGTGGACGTGCGCCTTCTGCGGCAAGTCGTTCTACGAGGAGCGACACCTCGACACGCACTTCGACCAGCGACACAAGAACCAGATTAACAAGGTCATT GCGGAGGACGCAGTATGTCTGGCGGACTACTGCGACATCATGCGGTGCCAGGTCCTGGTGGCGCACGGCCTCctcagcggcggcggcggaccAGGCACCGATATTgag GTGTGGCAAGACCTGGAAGCGGCGAGAAAGGCGCTCGCCCCAGCGGCAACTCGGAGCGTGGCGCGAGTGCCGCAGCGGAGACGAGCGCGGGCGAGGCCCGAGCCGTCGCCCGCGCAGTCTATGAACCCGCCCCGCGACTGCCCATCTAACGACCCAGACGCTGATGAGCCAG AAGTAGAGGAGAAAAGAACAGAAGACAACGAGGGCGACGCGAACCAAACGGCGGAACTTTGCGACGCCGACACCGTAGAGTCATCTCTACCGCCTGACAGCCGCCAGAAGCGCCTTGCCGACTTGCAGGCGGAGCGCGCCGCTTGCGACCCCACCAGGCTCCAAGGCCTCAAGATACGCTGCGAGAGAGTGGTGCACTCTTGCATCGCGACGCTTTTACTTCATTTAACGCAGCATCAGTTCTCTGAACTTGAAG AAGAGATGCAGCGCGCAGTCTGCTGGTACCTGAGTTGTGACCGCTACTGGGAGGAAACGGCGCCCAGTGCACGGGCGTTCCCCTGGCCCCTACTGCTAGCGTTAGCCACTGGTCTAGCGCTGGCACTTTGCATGTGCTACTACATAATTTGGATTGTGTTCGA CTCAGAGGAAGGCAGCGTAGCCGGCAGTGCGTCGGTTTCCATGACGACGCATTCGTCTCCCACGCGCGGCGAGCGAATGGCGGGCGACGACGCGCTCGACGACCCCGACGACCACTACATTTACGTCACGTACCCGCCGGAGCTCAAGCGCCGCCTGCTCGAGAG CTGCTACAATAGAACGACTCGACTCTGA
- the LOC135087704 gene encoding uncharacterized protein LOC135087704, with translation MITSIIISFVILLRVHLSQATSAAILFLNETSQESSENMEWNGKKYIIKNEGCTIPYVSYSQNSIWDVYQYPVSLKPCPKNQHPLIKNNGTHLWIIKENLRYYHAVNSSNFKCCYRKLTAVSNDVRNESSSLGCVCFSDPLLIKHEFIEIVCSYRANIIYDEMFVFPVKKPFTHQRPSPFRSLDNQSEYNVVVLGLSSISRLNFHRTMKYTSNLVKEKEGIELFGYNIVAGNTFRNMMPAIVGMSTQELNRTCWPNARTTLDHCPYIWERFKDSGYYTVLAEDTTKSGIFKTNKFGFADKPTDYYLHPFLKENTLKSNRQESVCMGDEYYYNVALKFIHNLISILSPSKLFALLWESSISRKQLNFPNLLDKDYESFLRKLNDEGYLNETFVFVISDRGIKYGDIHLTKRSEFEQRLPIASILVPPTFSEKFPLAYENLKTNSRRLTTAFDIHETLIDLINLNAISNEEVLDRTRSHYTKQKGMSLFLPIPGNRTCQSANIDLEWCSCARPKKAIVSNKRVFTNDQLTKNKPKHF, from the coding sequence ATGATAACTAGCATTATAATTTCTTTTGTTATTCTGTTAAGAGTTCATCTGAGTCAAGCTACATCAGCCGCAATCCTTTTCCTCAATGAAACTTCACAAGAATCTTCCGAGAATATGGAATGGAATGGCAAgaaatatattatcaaaaatgAAGGTTGCACTATACCTTATGTTTCCTATTCCCAAAACTCCATTTGGGATGTGTATCAGTACCCAGTTTCTTTAAAGCCATGTCCAAAAAATCAGCAccctttaataaaaaataacggGACACATCTTTGgattataaaagaaaatttaCGTTACTATCATGCTGTAaatagttcgaattttaaatGCTGTTATAGAAAATTAACAGCAGTTTCAAATGATGTGAGAAACGAAAGTTCAAGTTTAGGCTGTGTTTGTTTCAGCGATCCACTATTGATAAAGCACGAGTTCATAGAAATTGTTTGCAGCTATAGAGCGAACATTATTTATGACGAAATGTTTGTCTTCCCTGTGAAAAAGCCGTTCACACATCAAAGACCAAGCCCTTTCAGATCGCTAGACAATCAGTCAGAGTATAATGTAGTGGTATTAGGACTGAGTTCTATATCAAGGTTAAATTTTCATCGCACTATGAAATATACGTCAAATTTGGTCAAGGAAAAAGAGGGTATTGAATTGTTTGGCTACAATATAGTCGCAGGAAACACTTTCCGAAACATGATGCCGGCCATCGTTGGCATGAGCACCCAGGAGCTGAACCGCACGTGTTGGCCCAACGCCCGGACGACCCTAGACCACTGCCCTTACATCTGggaaagattcaaagattccgGCTATTACACCGTTCTCGCAGAAGATACAACAAAATCCGGCATTTTCAAGACAAACAAATTTGGTTTCGCTGACAAGCCAacagattattatttacatccCTTTTTGAAAGAAAATACGTTAAAGAGTAATAGACAGGAGTCCGTCTGCATGGGTGACGAATACTACTACAACGTCGCTTTAAAATTCATTCACAATCTAATATCAATTTTGTCTCCATCTAAATTGTTTGCATTACTTTGGGAGTCATCTATAAGCCGGAAACAACTTAATTTTCCCAATTTATTAGATAAAGACTATGAATCGTTTCTTCGAAAGTTGAATGACGAAGGGTATTTAAATGAgacatttgtttttgtgataagtGACCGTGGTATAAAATACGGCGATATACATTTGACAAAAAGAAGCGAATTCGAACAGCGACTACCTATTGCGAGCATTTTAGTGCCGCCGACGTTTAGTGAGAAATTTCCATTAGCATATGAGAACTTGAAAACGAATAGTCGTCGTCTTACGACAGCCTTCGACATACACGAAACACTTATTGATCTTATCAACTTAAACGCGATAAGTAACGAGGAAGTGCTGGATAGGACGCGGTCTCACTATACGAAGCAGAAAGGCATGAGTTTATTTCTGCCGATACCCGGGAACAGAACGTGCCAGTCTGCTAATATCGACCTGGAATGGTGTTCCTGCGCTAGACCTAAAAAGGCAATCGTTAGTAATAAACGTGTGTTTACAAATGaccaattaacaaaaaataaaccaaaacatttttaa